One Desulfovibrio sp. ZJ209 genomic window carries:
- the aspS gene encoding aspartate--tRNA ligase, with amino-acid sequence MDKIQESQDLQQEHGKFITGLGGWKRSHDCGSLSAADIGAEVCLMGWVQYRRDHGGLIFVDLRDRAGLTQVVFSPDIAPKAHENAHILRSEYVIAVKGKVRHRPEGMVNPNMPTGEIEVVVNDWKLLNTSKTPPFPIEDRADAGENLRLANRALDLRRPRMQSALRLRHKVAQAMRRYLDGEGFVEVETPVLTKSTPEGARDFLVPSRLNPGEFYALPQSPQLFKQLLMVAGFDRYFQIVRCFRDEDLRADRQPEFTQVDLEMSFVDEDAVMSVAEGLMKAVFKAALGRELDPPFPRMTWEEAMARYGVDKPDTRFGLELHDITEHVRGSGFKLFSQAKLVKAMRVPGGESLTRKEIDELTDFVRIYGAQGLAWIKIRENEWQSPIAKFLSEKEREAIARELGLEVGDIVFFQAGEPAMVNAALGNLRVRLGQQLGLIPEDSFNFLWVTEFPLFEYDEEEKRYVACHHPFTSPAEGHEALMTTDPGATRARAYDLVLNGNEVGGGSIRIHRAEAQRAMFKALGFTPESAEAQFGFLLQALEQGAPPHGGLAFGLDRLVMLLSGASSIRDVIAFPKTQKATCLLTQAPSPVSAAQLRELGLRLREAARQEQKAEAAAGSFTRAEA; translated from the coding sequence ATGGACAAGATCCAGGAATCGCAGGACCTCCAGCAGGAGCACGGCAAGTTCATCACCGGCCTCGGCGGCTGGAAGCGCAGCCACGATTGCGGCAGCCTCAGCGCGGCCGACATCGGCGCCGAGGTCTGCCTCATGGGCTGGGTGCAGTACCGCCGCGACCACGGGGGCCTCATCTTCGTTGACCTTCGCGATCGCGCCGGCCTCACCCAGGTGGTCTTCAGCCCGGACATCGCGCCCAAGGCCCACGAAAACGCCCATATCCTGCGCAGCGAATACGTCATTGCGGTCAAGGGCAAGGTGCGCCATCGTCCCGAGGGCATGGTGAACCCCAACATGCCCACCGGCGAGATCGAGGTCGTGGTCAACGACTGGAAGCTGCTCAACACTTCCAAGACTCCGCCTTTCCCCATTGAGGACCGCGCCGACGCGGGCGAGAACCTGCGCCTCGCCAACCGCGCCCTTGACTTGCGCCGGCCGCGCATGCAGTCCGCATTGCGCTTGCGGCACAAGGTCGCGCAGGCCATGCGCCGCTATCTCGACGGCGAGGGTTTTGTGGAGGTGGAAACGCCGGTGCTCACCAAGTCCACGCCCGAGGGGGCGCGCGACTTCCTCGTGCCGAGCCGCCTCAATCCCGGCGAATTCTACGCCCTGCCGCAGTCGCCGCAGCTCTTCAAGCAACTGCTCATGGTGGCCGGCTTTGACCGCTATTTCCAGATCGTGCGCTGCTTCCGCGACGAGGACCTGCGGGCCGACCGCCAGCCGGAATTCACGCAGGTCGACCTTGAAATGAGCTTTGTGGACGAAGACGCTGTCATGAGCGTGGCCGAAGGGCTCATGAAGGCCGTGTTCAAGGCCGCGCTCGGCCGCGAGCTTGACCCGCCCTTCCCGCGCATGACGTGGGAGGAGGCCATGGCCCGCTATGGCGTGGACAAGCCGGACACGCGCTTCGGGCTGGAGCTGCACGACATCACGGAGCATGTGCGCGGCTCGGGCTTCAAGCTCTTCAGCCAGGCGAAGCTCGTCAAGGCCATGCGCGTGCCGGGCGGCGAAAGCCTCACCCGCAAGGAGATCGACGAGCTCACGGACTTTGTGCGCATTTACGGCGCCCAGGGCCTTGCATGGATCAAGATTCGCGAGAACGAGTGGCAGTCGCCCATCGCCAAGTTCCTGTCGGAAAAGGAGCGTGAGGCCATCGCCCGCGAGCTCGGCCTCGAAGTGGGTGACATCGTGTTCTTCCAGGCCGGGGAGCCGGCCATGGTCAACGCGGCCCTGGGCAACCTGCGCGTCCGGCTTGGCCAGCAGCTCGGGCTCATCCCCGAAGACAGCTTCAACTTCCTCTGGGTGACAGAATTCCCGCTCTTTGAGTATGACGAGGAAGAAAAGCGCTATGTGGCCTGCCACCATCCCTTCACCTCGCCAGCCGAGGGGCACGAGGCACTCATGACGACGGACCCCGGGGCCACGCGCGCCCGGGCCTATGACCTCGTGCTCAACGGCAACGAGGTGGGCGGCGGCTCCATCCGCATCCACCGGGCCGAGGCCCAGCGTGCCATGTTCAAGGCCCTTGGCTTCACGCCCGAGTCTGCCGAGGCGCAGTTCGGCTTCCTCCTGCAGGCGCTGGAGCAGGGCGCGCCGCCGCATGGCGGTCTTGCGTTCGGGCTGGACAGGCTGGTTATGCTGCTTTCGGGCGCCTCCAGCATCCGCGATGTCATCGCCTTCCCCAAGACGCAGAAGGCCACCTGTCTCCTCACCCAGGCGCCCTCGCCCGTTTCGGCCGCGCAATTGCGCGAGCTGGGCTTGCGCCTGCGCGAGGCCGCCAGGCAGGAGCAGAAGGCCGAAGCCGCGGCGGGAAGCTTCACCCGCGCGGAGGCGTGA
- a CDS encoding ParA family protein, protein MARIISIANQKGGVGKTTTAINLSAALAVMEKKVLLVDCDPQANSTSGLGFNQEDLKGDLYSTFYTPGNVRECIVPCRTPFLDLLPASTNLVAVELELVDKMAREFFLDECLKRVHDDYEYIILDCPPSLGLLTLNALCASRELLIPLQCEFFALEGIVKLLQTYEQVRKRLNPGLDLLGVVLTMYDIRNRLTREVKNEVRRCFPDHLFETVIPRNVRLSEAPSHGKSIIHYDIKSKGAEAYLGLAKEVVLRRPSRRGATPQAQPRGVDSSAT, encoded by the coding sequence ATGGCGCGCATCATTTCCATTGCCAACCAGAAGGGCGGCGTTGGCAAAACTACCACCGCCATCAATCTGAGCGCGGCCCTGGCCGTCATGGAAAAAAAGGTGCTTCTGGTGGATTGCGACCCTCAGGCCAACAGCACCAGCGGGCTCGGGTTCAATCAGGAAGACTTGAAGGGCGACCTCTATTCCACCTTCTACACGCCGGGAAACGTGCGCGAGTGCATCGTGCCCTGTCGCACGCCCTTTCTTGACCTGCTGCCGGCGAGCACCAACCTCGTGGCCGTCGAGCTGGAGCTGGTGGACAAGATGGCGCGCGAGTTCTTCCTGGATGAATGCCTCAAGCGCGTCCATGACGACTATGAATACATCATCCTCGATTGCCCGCCCTCACTCGGCTTACTCACGCTCAATGCGCTCTGCGCCTCGCGCGAGCTGCTCATTCCCCTGCAGTGCGAATTCTTCGCCCTTGAGGGTATCGTCAAGCTGCTGCAAACCTACGAGCAGGTGAGGAAGCGCCTCAACCCGGGGCTTGACCTGCTCGGCGTGGTGCTCACCATGTATGACATTCGCAACCGGCTCACGCGCGAGGTCAAGAACGAGGTGCGCCGCTGCTTCCCCGACCATCTTTTTGAAACCGTCATCCCGCGCAATGTGCGCCTCTCGGAAGCCCCGAGTCACGGCAAATCCATCATCCATTATGATATCAAGTCCAAGGGCGCTGAGGCGTATCTTGGCCTTGCCAAGGAAGTGGTCTTGCGCCGGCCCTCGCGCAGGGGCGCAACGCCGCAGGCTCAGCCCCGTGGCGTGGACTCCAGCGCCACATGA
- a CDS encoding thioredoxin domain-containing protein encodes MKMPLHFLCTLALGAVLALPPAGSVHAAEQAADPALAAALETLLRERPELVLDVLRRNSEAVLDIAQQGSNLRRKHNLELQWRKDMQTPKSVKLEGRPVRGKSDAKVRIVAFSDFTCHFCEQASRNVDALRKTYGDDVSLVFKHLPLDEKGPGGIASAYFIAIAQQDEGKAWEFHDLMFANRDRLLAEGEPFIKESAQKLGVDMKRLGKDVRGKKVTDIMAEDQKEAQKLGVEGTPYFLVNDLVVRGALPLDLFREAVEMAASGKKNAQ; translated from the coding sequence ATGAAAATGCCGCTTCATTTCCTGTGTACCCTCGCTCTTGGCGCCGTGCTCGCGCTCCCGCCAGCGGGCAGTGTCCACGCTGCTGAACAGGCGGCGGACCCGGCTCTCGCTGCCGCACTGGAGACACTTTTGCGCGAACGGCCGGAGCTTGTGCTGGATGTCTTGCGGCGCAACAGCGAGGCCGTGCTGGACATCGCGCAGCAGGGCTCCAACCTGAGGCGCAAGCATAATCTTGAACTGCAGTGGCGCAAGGATATGCAGACGCCCAAGAGCGTCAAGCTGGAGGGACGGCCGGTGCGCGGCAAGAGCGATGCAAAGGTGCGGATCGTGGCCTTTTCTGATTTTACCTGCCATTTTTGCGAGCAGGCCTCCAGAAATGTGGACGCCCTGCGCAAGACCTATGGCGACGATGTGAGCCTGGTCTTCAAGCACCTGCCGCTTGATGAAAAAGGCCCGGGCGGCATCGCCTCGGCGTATTTCATCGCCATCGCCCAGCAGGATGAGGGCAAGGCCTGGGAATTCCATGACCTCATGTTCGCCAACCGTGACCGCCTGCTTGCCGAAGGCGAGCCCTTCATCAAGGAAAGCGCGCAAAAACTGGGCGTGGACATGAAGCGGCTTGGCAAGGATGTGCGCGGCAAAAAAGTCACGGACATCATGGCTGAAGACCAGAAAGAAGCGCAGAAGCTCGGTGTGGAAGGGACGCCCTATTTTCTCGTGAATGACCTTGTGGTGCGCGGGGCGCTGCCGCTGGATCTTTTCCGCGAGGCTGTGGAAATGGCGGCAAGCGGAAAGAAGAATGCGCAATAG
- the def gene encoding peptide deformylase has product MLLDIVTYPDPRLKEKCAQVEEITDEVRQLAADMTETMYAAPGVGLAAPQVGRSLRMLVMDPGVQEGERSPRVLINPELEPMGEVITSEQEGCLSVPLSYRADVPRWSKVRLKATALDGTPIDEELEGFPAVVLQHEVDHLNGTLFIDRVSHLRRTLYDSKVKKWLKRKTAG; this is encoded by the coding sequence ATGCTGCTCGATATCGTCACCTATCCCGACCCGCGCCTCAAGGAGAAGTGCGCGCAGGTGGAGGAGATCACCGACGAGGTCCGCCAGCTCGCCGCGGACATGACCGAGACCATGTATGCCGCCCCCGGCGTGGGGCTCGCCGCGCCGCAGGTGGGGCGCTCGCTGCGGATGCTTGTCATGGACCCCGGCGTGCAGGAGGGCGAGCGCTCACCTCGTGTGCTCATCAATCCCGAGCTCGAGCCCATGGGCGAGGTCATCACGAGCGAGCAGGAAGGCTGCCTCTCGGTGCCACTGAGCTACCGCGCGGACGTGCCCCGCTGGAGCAAGGTGCGCCTCAAGGCCACCGCCCTTGACGGCACGCCCATTGACGAGGAGCTGGAGGGCTTTCCCGCAGTGGTGCTCCAGCACGAGGTGGACCACCTCAACGGCACGCTCTTCATCGACCGCGTAAGCCACCTCAGGCGCACCCTCTATGACAGCAAGGTCAAGAAATGGCTCAAGCGCAAGACTGCCGGATAG
- the fmt gene encoding methionyl-tRNA formyltransferase has protein sequence MAQAQDCRIVFMGTPGFAAEVLEKLAQWPGGRVVGVYTQPDRPRGRGMKLAPSPVKELAERLGLEVRQPVNFKSDEDRRALAELGPDIIVAAAYGLLLPKAVLDAARVAPLNVHASLLPLYRGAAPIQRCIMENCSPDAVTGVSIMHMEPSLDTGPVYATRAVPIGCCHAGELTEALARAGAELLVETLPGILAGTVTAIPQDHAKATHAAKLLKEHGRIDWSLPAARVDAHVRGVTPAPGARTRMECRGAAEPLEVRIVRGHVASAECPAACGLVPGKVVSLPEGLGIVCGEGMYILDVVRPSGRKDMAGPAFAHGYAPLRALQPEAPEPPEGAA, from the coding sequence ATGGCTCAAGCGCAAGACTGCCGGATAGTCTTCATGGGCACCCCGGGCTTTGCCGCGGAGGTGCTGGAAAAGCTCGCGCAGTGGCCGGGCGGCCGCGTGGTTGGGGTCTATACCCAGCCGGACAGGCCGCGCGGCCGTGGCATGAAGCTTGCGCCATCGCCGGTAAAGGAGCTTGCGGAACGGCTCGGCCTCGAAGTGCGCCAGCCTGTAAACTTCAAGAGCGATGAAGACCGCCGCGCGCTTGCGGAACTTGGGCCCGACATCATCGTGGCCGCGGCCTACGGGCTTCTCCTGCCCAAGGCCGTGCTCGACGCGGCGCGCGTGGCACCCCTCAACGTGCATGCCTCGCTCCTGCCGCTCTATCGCGGGGCCGCGCCCATCCAGCGCTGCATCATGGAAAACTGCTCGCCGGACGCCGTGACCGGCGTCTCCATCATGCACATGGAGCCGAGCCTCGACACCGGCCCGGTCTACGCCACCCGCGCTGTGCCCATCGGCTGCTGCCATGCGGGCGAGCTCACCGAGGCGCTGGCCCGGGCCGGGGCGGAACTCTTGGTGGAAACGCTGCCCGGCATCCTTGCCGGCACCGTGACCGCAATTCCGCAGGACCATGCAAAAGCCACGCATGCGGCCAAGCTCCTGAAAGAGCACGGCCGCATTGACTGGTCGCTCCCGGCGGCGCGGGTGGACGCGCACGTTCGCGGCGTCACGCCGGCGCCGGGGGCGCGCACCCGGATGGAATGCAGGGGCGCCGCCGAGCCGCTGGAGGTGCGCATTGTGCGCGGGCATGTGGCATCTGCGGAGTGTCCGGCAGCCTGCGGGCTTGTTCCCGGGAAGGTGGTCTCGCTCCCTGAGGGGCTAGGCATCGTCTGCGGCGAAGGTATGTATATCCTCGATGTGGTGCGCCCCAGCGGCCGCAAGGACATGGCCGGCCCCGCCTTCGCCCACGGATACGCGCCGCTGCGCGCCCTCCAGCCCGAAGCGCCGGAGCCCCCGGAGGGCGCGGCCTGA
- a CDS encoding DUF116 domain-containing protein, producing the protein MWPAKSPHSLPPAQYGGGRKRIFIGLMVASCVAVCLALFAFLVLPWLLPGVTASWLPLLSVGLGLAGIILLAWLCASLIFHIYTGRRLPGIPWVRHVLLRLFLPFMESLGRICGIGRTAVRRSFVKVNNELVLAEGIRVPARDLLLLLPHCVQNSRCKHRISPQPDNCQRCGACQIGPLLDLRDRLGFRFALATGGTIARRIVVECRPRCIIAVACERDLVSGIQDSYPLPVFGVLNERPHGPCRDTLVPLTAVEDALSRFLLPASGAPANAEHA; encoded by the coding sequence ATGTGGCCGGCCAAGTCGCCGCATTCGCTGCCGCCTGCGCAGTATGGCGGGGGCCGCAAGCGCATCTTCATCGGCCTCATGGTGGCGAGCTGCGTCGCGGTGTGTCTTGCGCTTTTCGCCTTTCTCGTCCTGCCGTGGCTGCTGCCCGGCGTGACCGCCTCCTGGCTGCCGCTCCTGAGCGTGGGCCTGGGCCTTGCGGGCATCATCCTGCTGGCGTGGCTCTGCGCCAGCCTCATCTTCCATATCTATACTGGCAGGCGGCTCCCCGGCATCCCCTGGGTGCGGCACGTGCTGCTCAGGCTCTTCCTGCCCTTCATGGAGAGCCTGGGGCGCATCTGCGGCATAGGGCGCACGGCGGTGCGCCGCTCCTTCGTAAAGGTCAACAATGAACTTGTCCTTGCCGAGGGCATCCGCGTGCCCGCGCGTGACCTGCTCTTGCTCCTGCCGCATTGCGTGCAGAACAGCCGCTGCAAGCACCGCATCTCCCCGCAACCTGACAACTGCCAGCGTTGCGGCGCCTGCCAGATAGGCCCCCTGCTCGACCTGCGCGACAGGCTCGGCTTCCGTTTTGCGCTTGCCACAGGTGGGACCATCGCGCGCCGCATCGTTGTGGAGTGCCGGCCGCGGTGCATCATTGCGGTGGCCTGCGAGCGCGACCTTGTTTCCGGCATACAGGACAGCTACCCGCTGCCAGTCTTCGGCGTCCTCAACGAGCGGCCGCACGGCCCCTGCCGCGATACGCTCGTGCCGCTGACGGCTGTGGAGGACGCGCTTTCGCGCTTCCTGTTGCCTGCGTCCGGCGCGCCCGCCAACGCGGAGCACGCATGA
- a CDS encoding ParB/RepB/Spo0J family partition protein, with translation MATNARGLGRGLDALFEGSAQQRTPAEPPRTLPLTALVANPAQPRRTFTEEALAELADSIRQQGIIQPLLVRPLEGGERFQIVAGERRWRAAEKAGLSEVPVYVRAMDEQEAMAAALIENLQREDLNPVEEAEALNALRTTLGITQEELAARLGRSRPAVANALRLLQLGEAALADLREGRISAGHGRCLVGVGPGEAAEALRQRIILTGMTVREAEEAVAHLRDTGAYPWEAVAEDSAGKERKSAAARKPLAQPLEDLRERLSSALDRQVRISGTQRKGRITFAYTSPEDLATLLARLGLDRQEAG, from the coding sequence ATGGCGACGAACGCACGGGGATTGGGCCGCGGGCTTGACGCCCTGTTCGAGGGCTCTGCGCAACAACGCACACCTGCGGAACCGCCCCGCACCTTGCCCCTCACCGCCCTTGTGGCCAACCCGGCCCAACCGCGGCGCACCTTTACCGAGGAGGCGCTGGCGGAACTGGCGGACTCCATCCGCCAGCAGGGCATCATCCAGCCCTTGCTTGTTCGCCCCCTGGAGGGCGGGGAGCGCTTCCAGATCGTCGCCGGCGAGCGCCGCTGGCGGGCAGCCGAAAAAGCGGGCCTCAGCGAGGTGCCGGTCTATGTGCGCGCCATGGACGAGCAGGAAGCCATGGCCGCCGCGCTCATCGAGAATCTGCAACGCGAAGACCTGAACCCCGTTGAGGAGGCCGAGGCCCTCAACGCCCTGCGCACAACCCTGGGCATCACCCAGGAGGAGCTTGCCGCGCGTCTTGGCCGCAGCCGGCCCGCGGTCGCCAATGCACTGCGCCTGCTCCAGCTCGGGGAAGCCGCGCTTGCCGATTTGCGGGAAGGACGCATCAGCGCCGGGCATGGGCGTTGCCTCGTGGGTGTCGGGCCCGGGGAGGCGGCCGAAGCCCTGCGCCAGCGCATCATCCTCACCGGCATGACCGTGCGCGAGGCCGAAGAGGCTGTCGCCCACCTGCGGGATACGGGCGCCTATCCGTGGGAAGCGGTGGCCGAAGATTCCGCGGGTAAAGAGCGCAAGTCCGCAGCCGCGCGCAAGCCACTTGCGCAGCCCCTTGAAGACCTGCGCGAGCGCTTGTCCAGCGCCCTTGACCGTCAGGTGCGCATCAGCGGCACGCAGAGAAAAGGGCGCATCACCTTCGCCTATACGAGCCCGGAGGACCTTGCAACCCTGCTCGCCCGACTGGGCCTGGACAGACAAGAAGCCGGCTAA
- a CDS encoding transcription antitermination factor NusB: protein MSGRACGRRASGHGAEAAPSVARELALRSLALVDEGTPVQAAVDSVLGALPAPLRERRLASELVYGCARERIRTGAILARLLRKPEGLPRPLRHILAIAIHSLLFQAGIPAHAAISEAVKQADRRYGARLARVANGVLRSLQRLGDAPLEQAWYEDARDQPAVRQWRAACRFWSLPESIADLWRDAYGEEVALALMRRSFQRPWTGIRINARHAQAAALRDALAAAVPDAQRASLGAWGMAFAPGALPEEVLGQTLAQLRGSGLLSFQSAGSQAVLAELGLDAWREPVWDACAGVGGKSLALLEAGVPVRLATDTSWARLSRLAMEGAPHGSPPLLLALADAAKPPVGRWGGHILVDAPCSGLGVLARRPDIRFPGRRGKEMLRAWPQTQTRILAALAARLRHGRELAYLTCTLNPQENEGVVAALLEREQGLELVRSWTTPMEHPWLEGMYGALLHRR from the coding sequence ATGAGCGGGAGAGCATGCGGCCGCCGCGCGAGTGGGCATGGCGCGGAAGCGGCCCCTTCCGTTGCGCGCGAACTGGCGTTGCGGTCGCTTGCGCTCGTGGATGAGGGCACGCCCGTACAGGCGGCGGTTGACAGCGTTCTTGGCGCACTCCCCGCGCCGCTTCGCGAGCGCCGCCTCGCCTCAGAGCTTGTCTATGGCTGCGCGCGGGAGCGCATCCGCACAGGGGCCATCTTGGCGCGGCTCCTGCGCAAGCCGGAAGGGCTGCCCCGGCCCCTGCGCCACATTCTCGCCATCGCCATCCACAGCCTGCTCTTTCAGGCGGGCATCCCTGCGCATGCTGCCATTTCCGAAGCTGTGAAGCAGGCAGACAGGCGCTATGGCGCGCGGCTCGCGCGCGTGGCCAATGGCGTTTTGCGCTCGCTGCAGCGCCTGGGTGACGCCCCGCTGGAACAGGCGTGGTATGAAGACGCCCGGGACCAACCCGCTGTACGGCAATGGCGCGCCGCCTGCCGTTTCTGGAGCCTGCCCGAAAGCATTGCGGATCTCTGGCGGGATGCCTACGGCGAGGAAGTGGCGCTTGCGCTCATGCGGCGCAGTTTTCAGCGCCCGTGGACAGGCATCCGTATCAATGCGCGACATGCACAGGCAGCGGCCCTGCGTGATGCGCTCGCCGCCGCGGTGCCAGATGCGCAACGCGCATCTCTCGGCGCCTGGGGCATGGCCTTTGCTCCCGGGGCGCTCCCGGAAGAAGTTCTTGGCCAAACGCTTGCACAGTTGCGGGGTTCCGGGCTCCTGTCTTTTCAATCCGCCGGTTCGCAAGCCGTGCTTGCCGAACTGGGGCTCGATGCCTGGCGGGAACCGGTGTGGGACGCCTGCGCCGGCGTTGGCGGCAAGTCCTTGGCGCTGCTCGAGGCAGGCGTGCCTGTGCGCCTCGCCACCGACACCTCATGGGCCCGGCTTTCTCGCCTTGCCATGGAAGGCGCGCCGCACGGTTCGCCGCCTTTGCTGCTTGCGCTTGCGGATGCGGCGAAGCCGCCCGTGGGGCGCTGGGGCGGGCATATCCTCGTCGATGCCCCCTGCAGCGGCCTGGGTGTGCTGGCCCGTCGCCCGGACATCCGCTTTCCGGGGCGGCGCGGCAAGGAGATGTTGCGGGCCTGGCCGCAAACGCAAACCCGCATCCTTGCCGCGCTCGCAGCACGCCTCCGGCACGGGCGCGAGCTCGCCTACCTCACCTGCACGCTCAACCCGCAGGAAAATGAGGGAGTGGTCGCCGCCCTGCTGGAACGTGAGCAAGGGCTGGAGCTCGTGCGCTCGTGGACGACGCCCATGGAGCATCCGTGGCTGGAAGGCATGTACGGCGCACTGCTGCACCGGCGCTGA
- the hisS gene encoding histidine--tRNA ligase — translation MSEGRDISRIKGFADLFPPESTAFTRMEACGREIFGRYGFAELRTPLLEFTGLFQRSIGAETDVVQKEMYTFPDRKGRSMTLRPEATAGVMRACIEAGLADGRSGGPHRFFTMGPMFRYERPQKGRMRQFHQINCECLGTESPFADAELIAMLWRFLRELGIRDLTLKLNSLGCAKCRPAYMEALREYLANVDETALCEDCRRRRESNPLRVLDCKHEGCRTLTEGAPRLIDHNCQECGNHYDTVLQLLSKEGIKPQIDHRLVRGLDYYCRTTFEVVSNHIGAQTAVAGGGRYDGLTAQLGGPDAPGVGFACGMERLALLLPDAEPAVPDCFLMAPGKTGREQCFSLAEALRKEGLACVLEYSGGTFKSLMRKAAKSGARYCCIIGPDEAAEGRVTLRNMENGEQATLPQAKAPARLADLCAQTPSSPNNNG, via the coding sequence ATGAGCGAAGGGCGCGATATCAGCCGCATCAAGGGCTTTGCGGACCTCTTCCCGCCGGAGAGCACGGCCTTCACCCGCATGGAGGCCTGCGGGCGCGAGATCTTCGGTCGTTACGGCTTTGCGGAATTGCGCACGCCGCTCCTCGAGTTCACGGGCCTCTTCCAGCGCTCCATCGGCGCGGAGACGGACGTGGTGCAAAAGGAGATGTATACCTTCCCCGACCGCAAGGGCCGTTCCATGACCTTGCGGCCCGAGGCCACGGCCGGTGTCATGCGCGCCTGCATCGAGGCCGGGCTGGCGGACGGCAGGAGCGGCGGCCCGCATCGCTTCTTCACCATGGGGCCCATGTTCCGCTACGAGCGGCCGCAAAAGGGACGCATGCGCCAGTTCCACCAGATCAACTGCGAATGCCTCGGCACCGAGAGCCCCTTTGCGGACGCCGAGCTCATCGCCATGCTCTGGCGCTTTTTGAGGGAGCTTGGCATCCGGGACCTCACGCTCAAGCTCAATTCCCTGGGCTGCGCCAAGTGCCGCCCGGCCTATATGGAGGCCCTGCGCGAGTATCTCGCCAATGTGGACGAAACGGCCCTTTGCGAGGACTGCCGGCGCCGCAGGGAGAGCAATCCCCTGCGTGTGCTCGATTGCAAGCACGAAGGCTGCCGCACCCTCACCGAGGGCGCGCCGCGCCTTATCGACCACAATTGCCAAGAGTGCGGCAACCATTATGACACCGTGCTGCAGCTGCTCTCCAAGGAAGGCATCAAGCCCCAGATCGACCACCGCCTCGTGCGCGGCCTTGACTATTATTGCCGCACCACCTTCGAGGTGGTGAGCAACCATATCGGCGCGCAGACGGCCGTGGCCGGCGGCGGCCGTTATGACGGGCTCACCGCCCAGCTTGGCGGGCCGGACGCCCCGGGCGTGGGCTTTGCCTGCGGCATGGAGCGGCTCGCCCTGCTGCTGCCCGATGCGGAGCCCGCCGTGCCGGACTGCTTCCTGATGGCCCCGGGCAAAACGGGCCGCGAGCAGTGCTTCTCCCTCGCCGAGGCCCTGCGCAAGGAGGGCCTTGCCTGCGTGCTCGAGTATTCCGGTGGCACCTTCAAGAGCCTCATGCGCAAGGCCGCCAAGAGTGGCGCGCGCTATTGCTGCATCATCGGCCCGGACGAGGCCGCTGAAGGGCGCGTTACCCTCCGAAACATGGAAAACGGCGAGCAGGCGACCCTGCCGCAGGCCAAAGCCCCGGCCCGGCTCGCCGACCTTTGCGCCCAGACACCTTCCAGCCCGAACAACAACGGATAA